Part of the Methanobacterium paludis genome is shown below.
TTTCCTCTGATTGTGCTCCTCCATAGTTTTGAAGGGCATTTGTGGCAATTTTCTGTGCTTCGTATGGTGTTTCTGCAGCACCAACTCCCATACTTACTGTTATGGGGTATCTGTTTCCTATGGACTTTTGAATTCTGCGATGGTCATCCAGATCGACGCCGTTTGTGACTGCGAGCATATTGTCGAAGCGAGTGAAGAACACAAGGCCTCCTTTAGCTGCGAATTGTCTCTGAAGATCTGCGTAGAGCTCCGACTGTAAAATCTGAAGATCTGCTTCGGCCCTTGGTGTGGGGGTCACGGTCCATGGACCATAATTATCGATCTGAATTAATGTCATTTGAATCATAAAATTTCACCCAAAATACTTCTGGCTAACATCATTTTATCTCCGATGTTTTTCATGTTGGTGTTTGTTACAACAACATCCGATATTAGTTTTTCTATTTCTTTTTTGTAAACACGATCCTCAGTATCTACTATAAATTTGTCTAAGAATTCTTGATACATGGCCGCAACACCTCTACAAGATACCTCATGCCCTAAAGCTCTCATGAACTTTGCAGCTGGGCCGCTAACAGGAGTTCCACCAATTATGGGCGAAACTGCAGTAACATAAGATTTTTTAAGGGCATCTGAAACGCCTTCCATGGATATTATGGGTCCTATTGATGTCACAGGGTTTGAAGGTCCAATGACCACCAAATCTGCTTCTTCAATGGATTCAATAACTCCATGTGCAGGTTTAACGCTGTTGTACTCAAGATCAAGAACCTCAGGTTCTCCACGTCTCTCAATGAGAAACTTGTGGAACTCCATATCCCCCTCATCTGTTTTTATCTTTAAGTGAGATTCTTCATCGCTCATGGGTATTACGTGGGATTCAACACCCAGGGACTTCCTCTGGATGTTAACAACCTTCGAAAGAGGATACTGTTCCATGAGCATGGTTTTTTGTATCTTTGTGGCCCTGTCCCTATCTCCAATTTTAAGGGTTTCAGGGCAGTTAATCTCCTTTAAAGTTTCATGTGTTATAAAGGTATCATTGTCAATACCGTACCATGTTTTTTCGTTGATGATCTCTGCAAGGGTGTACATAACGGTGTCAACATCTGCTGCAACGTAAACACCAGAGAAATAGGAGTTTTCAAGGGTGTTAACAACGATGTTAATATCTTTAGGGTCAATTAAC
Proteins encoded:
- the cofD gene encoding 2-phospho-L-lactate transferase translates to MITILSGGTGTPKLIQGIVKLIDPKDINIVVNTLENSYFSGVYVAADVDTVMYTLAEIINEKTWYGIDNDTFITHETLKEINCPETLKIGDRDRATKIQKTMLMEQYPLSKVVNIQRKSLGVESHVIPMSDEESHLKIKTDEGDMEFHKFLIERRGEPEVLDLEYNSVKPAHGVIESIEEADLVVIGPSNPVTSIGPIISMEGVSDALKKSYVTAVSPIIGGTPVSGPAAKFMRALGHEVSCRGVAAMYQEFLDKFIVDTEDRVYKKEIEKLISDVVVTNTNMKNIGDKMMLARSILGEIL